A region from the Flexistipes sp. genome encodes:
- a CDS encoding IS110 family transposase — MKSYEKVVGIDVSKETLSISLYDGKSHTGYETRNTIKSFFNDFVKKEKGIDFSKVLFMLENTGVYHLRLATHLSKECGYLVSVANPLVIKRYSQMNLKR, encoded by the coding sequence ATGAAGAGCTATGAGAAAGTAGTGGGAATTGATGTATCCAAGGAAACGTTGTCAATCAGCTTATATGACGGTAAGAGCCACACCGGTTATGAGACAAGAAACACGATAAAATCATTTTTTAATGATTTTGTTAAGAAGGAGAAGGGAATAGATTTTTCCAAAGTTCTTTTTATGCTGGAAAATACGGGAGTATACCATTTAAGATTAGCAACCCATTTGAGCAAGGAATGTGGTTATCTTGTAAGTGTAGCGAATCCTCTTGTAATAAAGAGGTACTCACAGATGAATTTAAAACG